The proteins below are encoded in one region of Arthrobacter sp. CJ23:
- a CDS encoding DEAD/DEAH box helicase yields the protein MPSHTDDNWELAIQTPAINDRSLAAGLAYAMGSRVSGISFDPATGLMIGKVRGNGPQPYSTSAKLVRKPVGWTCTVGICSCPVRKDCKHVAALLFTAEDHPLVRAQLMAATTSPQTSSRPGSTDQGGSSRPAWELALNKLIAQPGSASPGTGLPLALQFEVEEPATHFSYTGRRDPMRSVRQLKARPVMMGAKGKWIRGDVSWNNLSYVSYRREFNESHVEWLQSFLAAHGSSNGRQQPSGAMWLSLNDFAGKNLWALLAEAAKAGIPLLHTAGNEPVHVSAEAAVVGLSLARNSAAGAGSPAPDAGTPDGGLRLAPSVSLGGEPVDPAAVGFLGKPATGIFFTQRGPEQLPGIPTLENIITLAPLEGGLSDELLEFVADGATLQIPARDESRFLTSFYPKLRQSTKVQAADKSVELPTLAVPTLSLLANYGTDHKVRLHWEWHYKSGTLVTAQALWRHPDDHGYRDDAEEARILESIGKPWEVVPALAESASGGWGTPRLVASAELDGLDTLAFTEEVLPALQQLPDVVVDTAGDMADYREAAEAPVVSISTKATDSRDWFDLGIVITLEGEPVSFAAVFSALAAGQTRMLLPSGAWFSLDLPELHQLRALIDEARSLQDNPDGKDGTLQISRFQAGLWDELAQLGIVDEQAAAWREAVGGLLDDGVTGLPLPAGLNAELRPYQLEGFNWLSFLFRHSLGGVLADDMGLGKTVQAIALMCAAKEQAASPEGGGAADGGAPFLVVAPTSVVGNWAAEVQRFAPGLSVRTIGETFAKSGTDPLEALSGADVVITSYALFRIDYDAYASLAWAGLMLDEAQFVKNHQSKAYQCARKLPAAFKLAITGTPLENNLMEFWALTSIVAPGLFSSPRRFAEYYQKPVEKNGDKAQLAKLRRRVRPLMMRRTKEQVIKDLPPKQEQILEVVLNPRHHKVYQTHLQRERQKILGLIDDVNKNRFTIFQSLTLLRQLSLDASLVDESLSGVRSSKLDVLFEQLEDLVAEGHRALIFSQFTGFLGKVRDRLDAEGVEYCYLDGSTRNRADVVSEFKNGQAPVFLISLKAGGFGLNLTEADYVFLLDPWWNPASEAQAVDRTHRIGQARNVMVYRLVAKDTIEEKVMALKAKKSQLFADVMEGDALSGGALTAEDLAGLFSD from the coding sequence ATGCCGTCCCACACCGATGACAACTGGGAACTGGCCATACAGACTCCTGCCATAAACGACCGCTCGCTGGCGGCCGGACTGGCGTACGCCATGGGCAGCAGGGTGAGCGGGATTTCCTTCGACCCCGCCACCGGGCTCATGATCGGCAAGGTCCGCGGGAACGGCCCGCAGCCGTATTCGACGTCGGCAAAACTGGTCCGCAAGCCCGTCGGCTGGACCTGCACTGTGGGCATCTGCAGCTGCCCGGTCCGCAAGGACTGCAAGCACGTGGCGGCGCTGCTCTTCACCGCGGAGGACCACCCGCTGGTGCGCGCACAGCTCATGGCCGCCACCACCAGCCCGCAGACTTCGTCCCGCCCCGGCTCCACGGACCAGGGCGGTTCCTCGCGCCCGGCCTGGGAGCTGGCGCTCAACAAGCTGATCGCGCAGCCGGGCAGCGCCTCCCCCGGCACAGGCCTGCCGCTGGCCCTGCAGTTCGAGGTCGAGGAACCCGCCACGCACTTCTCCTACACGGGCCGCCGGGACCCCATGCGCAGCGTCCGCCAGCTCAAGGCCCGCCCCGTGATGATGGGCGCCAAGGGCAAGTGGATCCGCGGCGACGTCTCCTGGAACAACCTCAGCTACGTCAGCTACCGGCGCGAATTCAACGAATCCCACGTCGAGTGGCTGCAGTCCTTCCTGGCAGCGCACGGTTCCAGCAACGGCCGCCAGCAGCCCTCCGGCGCCATGTGGCTGAGCCTGAACGACTTCGCCGGCAAGAACCTGTGGGCGCTCCTGGCCGAGGCCGCCAAGGCTGGCATACCCCTCCTCCACACCGCCGGAAACGAGCCCGTCCACGTCAGCGCGGAGGCCGCCGTCGTCGGCTTGAGCCTGGCGCGGAACAGCGCGGCGGGCGCCGGCAGCCCCGCGCCGGACGCGGGAACGCCCGACGGCGGCCTGCGGCTGGCGCCGTCGGTCTCCCTCGGCGGGGAGCCGGTTGACCCGGCCGCCGTGGGCTTCCTCGGCAAGCCGGCCACCGGCATCTTCTTCACCCAGCGCGGGCCCGAACAGCTCCCCGGGATCCCCACGCTGGAGAACATCATCACGCTGGCACCGCTCGAGGGCGGGCTCAGCGACGAGCTGCTGGAATTCGTCGCGGACGGCGCCACCCTGCAGATCCCGGCGCGGGACGAGAGCCGATTCCTGACCTCCTTCTACCCCAAGCTGCGGCAGTCCACCAAGGTGCAGGCCGCGGACAAGTCCGTGGAGCTGCCCACGCTGGCGGTGCCCACCCTGTCCCTGCTGGCCAACTACGGGACCGACCACAAGGTGCGCCTGCACTGGGAATGGCACTACAAGTCCGGCACCCTGGTCACGGCGCAGGCCCTGTGGCGCCACCCGGACGACCACGGCTACCGCGACGACGCCGAGGAAGCCCGCATCCTGGAGTCCATTGGCAAGCCCTGGGAAGTGGTTCCGGCGCTGGCCGAGTCCGCGTCCGGCGGCTGGGGAACGCCCCGGTTGGTGGCCTCTGCCGAGCTGGACGGCCTGGACACCCTGGCGTTCACCGAGGAGGTGCTGCCCGCGCTCCAGCAGCTGCCCGACGTCGTGGTGGACACCGCCGGAGACATGGCCGACTACCGCGAGGCCGCAGAGGCCCCCGTGGTGTCCATCTCCACGAAGGCCACGGACAGCCGCGACTGGTTCGACCTCGGCATCGTCATCACGCTCGAGGGCGAACCCGTGTCCTTCGCCGCGGTGTTCTCCGCGCTCGCCGCGGGCCAGACGCGCATGCTGCTGCCCAGCGGCGCCTGGTTCTCCCTGGACCTGCCCGAGCTGCACCAGCTGCGCGCCCTGATCGACGAGGCCCGCTCGCTGCAGGACAACCCGGACGGCAAGGACGGGACCCTGCAGATCAGCCGCTTCCAGGCCGGGCTCTGGGACGAGCTGGCGCAGCTGGGGATCGTGGACGAGCAGGCGGCCGCGTGGCGCGAGGCCGTGGGCGGATTGCTCGACGACGGCGTGACCGGGCTTCCGCTGCCGGCCGGCCTTAACGCCGAGCTTCGCCCGTACCAGCTGGAGGGTTTCAACTGGCTCAGCTTCCTGTTCCGGCACAGCCTGGGCGGGGTGCTGGCCGACGACATGGGCCTGGGCAAGACCGTGCAGGCGATCGCGCTGATGTGCGCGGCGAAGGAGCAGGCCGCTTCGCCTGAGGGCGGCGGGGCTGCCGACGGCGGCGCCCCGTTCTTGGTGGTTGCCCCCACCAGCGTGGTGGGAAACTGGGCGGCCGAGGTGCAGCGCTTCGCGCCTGGGCTCTCGGTCCGGACCATCGGGGAAACCTTTGCCAAGAGCGGCACCGATCCGCTCGAGGCGTTGTCCGGGGCCGACGTCGTGATCACCTCCTACGCGCTGTTCCGGATCGACTACGACGCCTACGCCTCGCTCGCCTGGGCCGGGCTCATGCTGGACGAGGCGCAGTTCGTGAAGAACCACCAGTCCAAGGCCTACCAGTGCGCCCGCAAGCTGCCGGCTGCCTTCAAGCTGGCCATCACGGGCACGCCGCTGGAAAACAACCTCATGGAATTCTGGGCGCTGACTTCCATCGTGGCACCGGGGCTGTTCTCGAGCCCGCGGCGCTTTGCGGAGTACTACCAGAAGCCGGTCGAAAAGAACGGCGACAAGGCGCAGCTGGCCAAGCTCCGCCGTCGGGTCCGTCCGCTCATGATGCGCCGCACCAAAGAGCAGGTCATCAAGGACCTGCCGCCCAAGCAGGAGCAGATCCTCGAGGTGGTGCTCAACCCGCGGCACCACAAGGTCTACCAGACGCACCTGCAGCGCGAACGGCAGAAGATCCTGGGCCTGATCGACGACGTCAACAAGAACCGCTTCACCATCTTCCAGTCCCTCACCCTGCTGCGGCAGCTGAGCCTGGACGCCTCGCTGGTGGACGAGTCCCTGTCCGGCGTGCGGTCCTCCAAACTCGATGTGCTCTTTGAGCAGCTCGAGGACCTGGTGGCCGAGGGACACCGGGCCCTGATCTTCAGCCAGTTCACCGGCTTCCTCGGCAAGGTGCGGGACCGGCTGGACGCCGAGGGAGTGGAGTACTGCTACCTGGATGGCAGCACGCGGAACCGCGCCGACGTGGTCAGCGAGTTCAAGAACGGCCAGGCGCCGGTGTTCCTGATTTCCCTGAAGGCCGGCGGCTTCGGCCTGAACCT